A segment of the Nilaparvata lugens isolate BPH chromosome X, ASM1435652v1, whole genome shotgun sequence genome:
TATCACCGTAGAAATCATATGTTCCAGTTCGCTTGTTGTAAGTCATACCTCAccctccaggttaaaataaaggcagcctattTATCTATACCTGATCTGAGTATGatcaaatgtcttgaccgagtTAGGTGAAACCATGCTTGAGTCAATAGTTGAGGATATCATTTCAGGAGTTTCATTTTTTAACGTACAAGACGCCCAGTATAAAATGTTCCTCAACACAGGTATGTTTTCTGTATTAATCTTTCTTGTAACTACCTATTATAAGCAGGAAGGACTAATAAAACACTATCAATTTATTGCTATCAAGTTATTATTTACTGCGTAAAGTCACAAAGTTTGATCGGAGCTGAAGTAGCCTGCCGTATGACAAGTTGAGGACTTGGTAACAGTAGTTCAGGACAGTAATAGACATTAATAgtaattccataatgaaatttaaaaatataatgaatgaaaCGCAACATACTTAgatgaagataggagaaaaggacTCGGTGATCTCAATTGAACACTAAGGCATATTTAATAAAACTTACAGGGCCTGTATTACAGGTAACATCCCTGTATTATTAGTTGAAATTACAATTGTGTGtttcataaaatgttacaaatgtGAAACAATTTACAGGCGATCCACCTGTATTATTGATACATTTTAAAAGAGTAATACAGTGATTTTTGCATAAAGAGTGTGGCGGCCTGTATTACAGGTCCTGTAGATTAGataaaattgtattattgtttgaagCACAATAAGAAATCtgcaattattgattattcagttgaaatatttatcattGCATACATTTGTACATTACAACATGTTAAAATAGACAAAAAACAGCTCTAGAGATAAAGAAAATATTGCTGTTggataaaattcaatattttataactcaatgcaacttgagTTTGCACTACAGTATTTCTCTTCCCAATGCTTTCAATAAAACAGCTGCTGACAAATCAGCTAACGTGTTCTCCAGCCTGGGTTGCTCactatagtccgtacaaaattacttttgacttgagagggacatgcgcagcagagaaagcatacagcggtagggatacagaggcgcgatgttgccgttctgaaccggccagcgttctctaacttctagtgactgttcatgtgctcatactacacatgcgaagtttcctgtctgaaacCACTCAGacgactgactctaatcgacaaattggtaactgcgcttctacctatgactctattcatcactgtaattggctgatctctgcgctgcatattcctccaagtcaaaagaaATTTTCTACGGACTATAGTAAGGCTTGATTCTTGAGAAGACGCATATTAGAGCGAGACCAGCACGTGAGGCATGCGCTACTCAAAACGAGTTTTTGTAACTCTTGTCAAGGAATGTATCagcacaaataaaaaaaaaagtgCTATAGCAGCGATGATCATGATCGAAGcacagaaaataatttcatccaCAAAACTGAGCTACGAGTGCGGCGCGATTGTGTACTATTATCAACCCCATGTCAAACCTTCCAGCCTCGTCTCAATGTGATCATTATACAATGTTCATATGATATGATATCAACTCGTCTAGCAGACTCACGTAGCATCGTGTTGCGTCGCGTCTCAGTATGCGGCTAGCCAAACAGTTAACAGGAAATCAAAGATTCACACATTATACAGGTGATTTTAGTATGgtagaatattttttatgacCTGATATtagagtattttcattttttatttaataatacctGTGATGCAGGCCCTGTATTACAAAGCCATTATGAAACAGGTCCCAGATATAGAGATCTCATTTGGGCTGACCGGCCACTGGATCCGTTTACATGCGATCGCTCGGACGAAAATGCTAAtcgcaattcaattcaatttatttgccattttataaaataatacaaatatttttctttttcctacAGTGCATCCTCAAGCTATGaatatgaaacaataatatataaagagaaataatgtgataaaatttgaaaacaaaattcttcaaaacttttaattattttgatgGCATTGCTAGCATAGACAATTAGTCTGTTCCCTAGAAATGAGTtgagatttaaaaaataaaaataatgataataatacagtaatatattCAGAAGTATtacacacataaaatatattcagaaaaataaataattatgttctcAAATTTTGTAACATTGAATATGGAGCAGCTTTCACCTTTATTTTCAAAACCCTAGACCACAGATGAGCACCAAATGAGAAATTGTAACTAAGCGACTgggaaattgtaaaaaaatagttttgacttgagagggacatgcgcagcagagaaagcatacagcggtagggatacagaggcgcgatgttgccgttctgaaccggccagcgttctctaacttctagtgactgttcatgtgctcatactacacatgcgaagtttcctgtctgaaacCACTCAGacgactgactctaatcgacaaattggtaactgcgcttctacctatgactctattcatcactgtaattggctgatctctgcgctgcatattcctccaagtcaaaagaaATTTTCTACGGACTATAGTAAGGCTTGATTCTTGAGAAGACGCATATTAGAGCGAGACCAGCACGTGAGGCATGCGCTACTCAAAACGAGTTTTTGTAACTCTTGTCAAGGAATGTATCAGcacaaatcaaaaaaaaaaatgtgctATAGCAGCGATGATCATGATTGAAGcacagaaaataatttcatccaCAAAACTGAGCTACGAGTGCGGCGCGATTCTGTACTATTATCAACCCCATGTCACATCTTCCAGCCTCGTCTCAATGTGATCATTATACAATGTtcatatgatatgatatgaacTCGTCTAGCAGACTCACGTAGCATCGTGTTGCGTCGCGTCTCAGTATGCGGCTAGCCAAACAGTTAACAGGAAATCAAAGATTCACACATTAAACAGGTGATTTTAGGATGGTAGAATATTTAATATGACCTGATATtagagtattttcattttttatttaataatacctGTGATGCAGGCCCTGTATTACAAAGCCATTATGGAACAGGTCCCAGATATAGAGATCTCATTTGGGCTGACCGGCCACTGGATCCGTTTACATGCGATCGCTCGGACGAAAATGCTAAtcgcaattcaattcaatttatttgccattttataaaataatacaaatatttttctttttcctacAGTGCATCCTCAAGCTATGaatatgaaacaataatatataaagagaaataatgtgataaaatttgaaaacaaaattcttcaaaaacttttaattattttgatgGCATTGCTAGCATAGACAATTAGTCTGTTCCCTAGAAATGAGTtgagatttaaaaaataaaaataatgataataatacagtaatatattCAGAAGTATtacacacataaaatatattcagaaaaataaataattatgttctcAAATTTTGTAACATTGAATATGGAGCAGCTTTCACCTTTATTTTCAAAACCCTAGACCACAGATGAGCACCAAATGAGAAATTGTAACTAAGCGACTgggaaattgtaaaaaaatagtTCTAACAATGTGCAACTCACCGAGAGATGAAGAAAGTGTAGGAAAATGGTAAATGTGTTCACAGGTGTTACTGCTGTTTGGAATGCAAAAgccaaattcaaagtcaaagcTCTTGAGAAGGGTGTCTCTGAAGAAGTGTCTTTCAATCATACGGAAGTTTGTGATCGGTCGACTTCCCACAGTAAACTCCACACTAAAACacacatttttcattatcaaattgaaatttacacTAAAATACTAATTTATCAAACGAGAAAAGAATTTTAGAATATATAATCAAcgtcttaaaaatttcagtcaCTAGAGAACACAGTGAACTACAGTCTGATCTGAGAGACAAGATAAGAGTGAAGTGAGTCGGAAATATTCCCGGGGAAATTTCCCTGACCAAGAAActttggaaattaaaaaaattgctttaaaatagtttaaattgatcaatttcagtCTCATTTGACATGATAATCAAAAAATTAGCCATTGATTCAAGCAGAGTAAATAGCTCAAAACATTGcatattacattacattacatcaatGCATATAATTTACTAGACATTAGAGTGAAACATTGATCACATAttaaatcaatattaaaatatcgaTAGTTGAGAGTTAGGTTAGTTAAATAGTATCGAGTAtcgataattttaataataaggtATCAATTTTACTGGTTCACTCAAAGTAAAGTGTCCCTTAtacattattcttcattttggaTTTGAATCATTGTAGGCTTCATTTACTGAAAAGTAATGGATGATTCATTATTCAGGGTGTCCACTGAATCAGGCTCAGAAAGTTCCCGTACAATTCCCGTACATTTCACGTTCTTACATCAATGCATATAATTTACTAGACATTAGAGTGAACCATTGATCGcttatatcaatattaaaatatcgaTAGTTGAGAGTTAGGTTAGTTAGATAGTATCGATTTTAATAATACGGTATCAATTTTACTAGTTCACTCAAAGTAAAGTGTCCCTTacactttattcttcatttagGATTTAAACCATTGTATGCTTCATTTACTGCAAAGTAGTAGATGattcattattatcataatcataCCATCAAACTTCTTGTGCAATAATACAAGCCGAAGTCTTGTTGACTTCAACAATTTGTTGGGTATGATTACCTGGGGCACGTTTCACAAAGCTACAAGTATTGTTAAGTTATGAACTCAGAAATTATAAGCTCATAAGCTCAAAATTAAAAGCTTATAATCTCAGAAATTAACAGCTGAATTGAGAAATAAAAGTACGACTGAAATTCACCGCAAGTTGTGTAGTGTGTATGGCTAATTTCAACATTTGAAGAGAGAATTTactaatgaattttgttaagCGCAAGACACCGGCCCGGCTACTGTCGGTGTTTTCGGACATCCTATCCTCAACAATTTTTGGTCATGTGAAATGGATTGATGGCCGTTACGTTGTTCGTTGCTACTCTTCCTTCAACAGAGGATTGGTTCAACGAGAAACAATTGTTCTTAATATAACGTCGTCAACTCAACACAACTCTAAATTTTCATTCTTTCCCGTAAAAAACGGATTACTCTTCGAATTTTCAAATCGGCGGTAGGAGTGAGTGTCAGCTGTCAGTTCCATATTGGATTGCTCGTAACTGACGAATGAATCATGGTAGTCGGATGACAATGTTACACCACTGCCAGTAAACCTGGAGGTTCCCTGACAATTTCAGCATTTTCCTTTCATGTACAGAGTTATGAAGAAGTAGTGTAACTTAATTTCAGCCTTTTCCTGCCATGTACAGAGTTATGAAAAAGTAGTGTAACTTAATTTCAGCCTTTTCCTGCCATGCACAGAGTTATGAAAAAATAGTGTAACTTAATTTCAGCCTTTTCCTGCCATGTACAGAGTTATGAAAAAGTAGTGTAACTTAATTTCAGCCTTTTCCTGCCATGTACAGAGTTATGAAAAAATAGTGTAACTTAATTTCAGCCATTTCCTGCCATGCACAGAGTTATGACAAAATAGTGTAACTTAATTTCAGCATTTTCCTGCCATGTACAGAGTTATGAAAAAGTAGTTTAACTTAATTTCAGCCTTTTCTTGCCTGTGTAACTTAATTCTGAAACAATCCTCGTATTATAATAGATTTGGGAACTTACGTTGCACCAACCGTCTTCAACTTGAGAAACTGAGGAGTGAACTGGTAACGCACAAATCTTCCGGCATTGGGATCAGGATCATCGGTTTCTGCTTCATTATCACCTTCTTCGGGACCTAAAAGTAGATAAATCTTAGTTAAAACTGAACGTTGATTGACATTGTGGAGACTCTCGATGATTGACATTTATTCAAGAAACATACACACACCAAAAAATTCCCAGCATAACAAATGACTAGGCTAGCGCCGTTCGCTTTGTGGATGTATTcgtaaaatgaataaattaatacttttcCTCCAGAGGCGAGGCGTCGGGTCATCTCTGGATTTGCCGATGACTGGACAGAAATTGATATgtaatgtttatattattaaattgaaaatatttgaaataactacAAAAGAAAAAGGTGAAGAAACCAAAAGAGAATAGTTTTTTGCGAGCGCgccaaatttgaataaagtagactACTGCATCATCAGTTCCATCCGTTCAATGTGATTCTCAAAAATCTGCTATTCCAGTAATGCTATTTAGCATTCGTTACCACCACTCTTCTGCATCATCACTCTCCCTCTCCCCGGAAACGATGGTGGAGTAAACGGTTCCACGAGTCCACTGTTCCGCGCCAGTGTTGCAAACTGtacgataattattttgtttgcaattttttaatatattgatcattattataaattcatttcaatctttcaattaTTAAGGGCTAGTTTCCGAGCTtgagatttagccaagttctagacttttcaaTCGATgattttgaatagtaaacttaTCTTACAGTAGATGTCATCTTGCTCGATAAATAATCGTCtaaaatgaaacattattacGTTTTAAGTAGTGGAGGGGGTGCAGCtttcatttaaaatttcaactgaATTGTTCCTAGAGATGACAGGGTCAAAAAGTCATGCCTCGCCCCTGTTTTCCTCCTCAAAATTACATaagtagaaattaaataatatttttggaaatattACTGATCAACTTGAAGCCCGctccagacgctcaagtttagcttcagtcttCTGCTCAAGGaaaagtcggagcatgtaagtcgttgcgtctggacggtaaaacggatgggtcttcaagcttaagtcgtcaaacttaaaatgtatcggccgggaATCTCTTTCCATCAAACCAtccgtcttttgcctatccaccaaaacctaaatcgcgtaaaaatggagatagagaaattgtgatttcagattcggattcagcgccctcaaattaataaaatgcctcgcgagtacttgaaaataagcaagttttttaTCGATTGTATATAACACTTTTTTCTTCCTTGATTCTCATGATgctctcagaatttgatgttgatattatgattttagttgtatcgacaataattattaatattaaatataattattagcattagaatgctaataatttgttgtaaacaaatatgctaatatcattaaaagcttaccgagttgaaaagtcgggagaaaaatAATGAGCTACatcgagttatcaatattgcatgcctcatcgcttgcaattaatagtccacatgacagctgattttttaccaaattacattgggatattaattgcatgcaataaataatcactcgacagctgatttatgatgtctatagtctgatttttacggtaatatttgCGTTCGAAAGACacttcttttccttttgtattatccttgaaatgcaaaatttcaaaaatccttgtatatacgtcgacgcgcaatttagaggaacatacctgtcaaatttcatgaaaatctactgtcgcgttttgccgtaaatgagGAACATAAAAACAAAACTATAAGCATATCTTCAGATTCATCTTGCAATTCTCGAAGCAATGCAACGTGAGAAAATTTGTGTCTTTTTAATAACCAGTCCCTACTCCAACGTGAACGATGAACTCTacctttcttcctattttttacacacaaaacaagagtGGCCAAGAGTACTAGCTCTTCCATAGTTGATGACAAACTGAGCTTGtgagcacaaaaataggaaaacggacgacataagacggatgcgtgtggacgcaattttacatccatcttttgcttgaaccaaacgatccgtcttttgcttgagcaaaacaCTGATGGTAAACTTGGGCGTCTGGACCCGGCTTAACAGTAGTGTGATCAGTGAGAgaatatcaaaatcaaataattCGTTTCAATAACTTCAAAGTAGTTTTAATAACAACATCTACTCAATTAACTAAttgtattcaaataaaaatcatagAATCGTTCCAACTGTCTTGTTTGACAGTCCTAATCCTGCCATAGTGGAGTACGTCGATTTCCCCATTAGCACATGTTTATTACCTTTTTGCTGTCATTCAAATGATCTAGTCAATAATGCAGAATTGTATTGCATTTTATCATTTGGATTCATCATTTACCATGTTCTAAATGTTCTTGATTCGATAAAAGAATTTGAACTGAAACCAACAGTAAAATTCTTGAGCAAATGTCAGTCAGTCCGCCAGCTGATAAGATTATACAGCAAACTCGAATCCTTGTACCAGAAATTGCTAGCTTTATTCACAATCTTCAAAATTTGCAAAATCAGACTAAATTTGTAGGACAAAGAATACAACAAACCTAAAGAATACATATTGCTATTACAAACCTGGTGGCATGCTTGGTTTAGCGATTTCGAAGAGAACAGTGCCAGTTTCAAGATCCCTGATTTTGAATCTAACAAAATCGATGTCATAAATGTTTGCATCAGGTGAGCATAAATAATCTGAAACAACAATTCTCCGTTATTTTCAAACCACCTAGCATTTAcctttcatttagaaatacAATAAGTGACCAGGGAAAAGTCTCTAGGTTATCCATCAGACCATTTGAttgagaaaattaattattttattttttcaagattaatCGAACTGTAACTTTGAACTGATCTAATAAAATaagattaattgattattttattttttcaagattaatCGAACTGTATCTTTGAACtgatctaataaaatattacacTAGTGTAATGTGAAGAGCTTGAATAGTTGCATACGTCATTATGATGTTCATGCTTATTAGAATGCGTATTGAGCATTCTGATGTATAATCATAATGATGCTCCGAACAGCCAATAAGTGATCATTCATTTCAGATAGAATTTGTTGATTACATATTGATATTGCGGAACTTTTCCACAATGTAGAAACACTGATTGcatagaaaatttcactttatttAGTATTCTACTTTGTCTATATTTTAATGTTGAACCAACACATTTTCCGCTGTACATACACAAAGCTGAAAAACTGGAAATGTGTTGGTATTGgttaaggttgtgcaaaggctaaaaataaactttctactcgtgatatttttcaaagttttccgattCGTGTaattatcatcaagctatcaaaatgaaaaagttttctcaggaaaacatttttttccgatcattactttttgagataagagcgccttaagtttaaatttttgggacagaacatttcaaattcggtaagagataaatccatgagattcagatgatgaattcttcatagtattgttgatctagtagaacaaaaaatatctgaaaatatcaatttttgaaaaagttattcaatttaccaaaaatagctcaactaaaagttattgttggttatttttagtaaattgaataactatcttaaaaattgatattttcagaaaatttttgttttactagatcaacaataccatgaagaatctatcctctaaatctcatggatttatattgtaccgaatttgaaatgttctgtcctaaaattgtaaactttaggcgctcatatctcaaaaagtaatgaccagaaaaaaatgttttcctgacaaaactttttcattttgatagcttgatgatataaaaatcaaaaaactttgaaaaatatcacgagcagaaagtttatttttagcctttgcaaaGCCTTGAACATCAAACCATAGTCATataagtaaaataataaataaaatggaattGACAATCCAACCATGTTTCACAATgaatatatcatgaaatataAAGATTATTGCATTGATTTGTTCAGAAACTCAAGGATTACTCAACGAATGTTTCTCTcccatattttaataataaataatattgaagtgcAAAATAAGATTGAACTTATTCACAATCCATCAtggaaattatcatttaattaaaaaaatccttatatgatatacttCCTGGGATATAACTTCTTACCAATTATAATGTATATGTCGCTTTAGTGTATTCAGATACAAACTTTGATATTTATACATgtcaattcaaatttcatatgaatttaattgaaagatTGATATAATGTACCAGGaatcttaaaaattgaaataatatgatatcaGGATTGATAGTTTACAATAATtagaatttgtaataataagaTTTATTAGTTGTCTTGAGCATAGCTAAAGCAATAAAAAATGTTGGATTGGCACAAGAAAATAGAATATCTACAAAATTATATGTATACTATATAAAGTTTCAACAAACACGTGATGGATTTAATAGggatttgaatagaatagaattaggAATTTGATGTTctcagctgagctttagtgtttacgagtttgtgtttcttgaatggttccaaatttcttaaataactcaatattattagttaaaagtggtaattgagtggaatatttctaattaatttatcaatttaagccatctaaattcaaaatttatagttttaatgtttattttggaccaatttttttttaaaaattgtacacgtgaaattctaaccttatcttggactttgtcacctgtaaattttgaagaaaaatagcacaaggactaccttattattttatctttcaatgttattacattagtgttatttggattgtaaataaataaataaataagaaaattagAATCAATGAAATCAATGATATAGCTTTcatttgataaaatatcaacTCACTTTCTGTAATGTAGGGTAACTtcaagatatcatctggggtaacAACTCCTTTGTTCAGAAGAATTTCTTCCGTCATAACATCCTctgaaagaaaaaaacaaaatacttcAATGGCATGAGAAAGGTTACTAACACTTGATGAAGAAAGATAGTGAATATGAAGGTTGAATGAGGTTGGTGACTCCTCTGTGATAAATGGATTGGAGAACGGTAGCATGCTTACATCCATACAATCGCATCAATCAGCTGAAAATGAAAGAATGAAAGTAAGCGACAGCTTATTGCTTACTAGAGAGCTTAGCTTACAATACAAAAACATCAACTCATTAATCCCACTCGTTCTTGATTTTGAGTTTACgaatagaattattgaattggtattacaaactttgaaataatttacaaGTGATAAATCTAAAAAAATCAAGTGCGTGTTTTCCAGGCTGACAGCCATTCAATTGAACTCATGATTATCATTTATCCTCTaagaaaaatcaatatatttgaaaagtggTGTAATAAAATTTAAGTAGGATAGTATTGTTGAAGTTCGtccattattaattttcaatcatgGAAATTGGCACGAACTATTCACTTacagctatagtgagatccacgttataatggcagtggataaagatagaagaatagcgatgccgattctcttcattaattaatcaaaaacataattggtatcgttgtggacctagaaaaggataataccaccggctttgtcgaatgatagacaaggatagcaaaaccaaagttgatcaaatactgtcattataacgtggacctcactataagtgCTACGATTATGCTTCTCACCAATCGGTCAGTGTTTATATATGATAGCTGAATATGTGATTTATGCTCTTCCATTGCCGCCTCAGCGTGTATGTGCATTCAAAAACAGCCTGAGTCTTACTTGAATATCATCCTCAGGGAAAAACAGTTCTTGATAGAAACAAGACTTTTCTACTGATTTATAATTGACGAGCATTTAAAGAATTGTAATACCGTACTGAAGCTGTATATACtttcatttatcaattaaatttgaaaagaaaattgtttaaattattatttccacaAAGTAAAATGATTTAGATTCTCATTTCTATTTGAAcgattcaaataaatttactaGTACAGTATTATATTCGATTTTTCTGAGATACG
Coding sequences within it:
- the LOC111046086 gene encoding protein unc-119 homolog B-A, with the translated sequence MSLVIKRNENETVNGKQIKHSQDISEDVMTEEILLNKGVVTPDDILKLPYITENYLCSPDANIYDIDFVRFKIRDLETGTVLFEIAKPSMPPGPEEGDNEAETDDPDPNAGRFVRYQFTPQFLKLKTVGATVEFTVGSRPITNFRMIERHFFRDTLLKSFDFEFGFCIPNSSNTCEHIYHFPTLSSSLVSEMIAHPFETRSDSFYFVDDCLMMHNKADYAYDGGLSK